One Kineococcus radiotolerans SRS30216 = ATCC BAA-149 DNA window includes the following coding sequences:
- a CDS encoding MarR family winged helix-turn-helix transcriptional regulator — translation MSRSGADLALLLLGGFRSLVDSAQEELSRRGYEDVRPVHDFAIRAIAAGADSASELSRRTSVTKQAAAQTISVLQERGYVARKADPDDARRKRLHVTERGFALLSEGEAIFDELREEWARRIGTDQLQQLEARLSELVGPGAVRLDAPGWVATQDLGSGAKRETTPDRGE, via the coding sequence GTGTCCCGCTCCGGTGCCGATCTCGCCCTCCTCCTGCTCGGGGGATTCCGTTCCCTGGTGGACTCCGCCCAGGAGGAGCTGAGCCGGCGCGGGTACGAGGACGTGCGACCGGTCCACGACTTCGCCATCCGAGCCATCGCCGCGGGAGCCGACAGCGCCTCGGAGCTGAGCCGGCGCACGTCGGTGACCAAGCAGGCCGCGGCGCAGACGATCAGCGTGCTGCAGGAGCGGGGTTACGTGGCCCGGAAGGCCGATCCCGACGACGCCCGGCGCAAGCGGCTGCACGTCACGGAGCGCGGGTTCGCCCTGCTCAGCGAGGGAGAGGCGATCTTCGATGAACTCCGCGAGGAGTGGGCGCGGCGCATCGGCACCGACCAGCTGCAGCAGCTCGAGGCCCGCCTGAGCGAGCTCGTCGGTCCGGGCGCCGTCCGGCTCGACGCGCCCGGCTGGGTCGCGACCCAGGACCTCGGCTCGGGCGCGAAGAGGGAGACGACTCCCGACCGCGGTGAGTGA
- a CDS encoding alpha/beta fold hydrolase produces MSASLTTPATDPAPPASIPEVTHHHAEVNGTTLHHVRAGAVGSAVLLVHGFPETWWAFHRLIPLLAQHHRVIAVDLRGFGDSGNDDDDGPDAYDSATSAEDLHALVEHLGLGPVHVVGQDISGAAVFRFASRHRADVLSFTGIEMGLAGFGLERLADVTRGGAWHIGVLAAPGIPEMLLAGREREFLGDFVFPAMTAVPGSVTDADVAEFTRTYSRPGGFRGASGLYRSMLAEGAEITALAAAHPLTAPVLAVGAGGGGFTEATLSAAVGVGVRSVLLEGVGHYAAVEAPGEVAAALLPFFRDVDAR; encoded by the coding sequence GTGTCCGCATCCCTCACCACTCCTGCCACCGATCCCGCCCCACCGGCCTCCATCCCCGAGGTCACCCACCACCACGCGGAGGTCAACGGGACGACGCTGCACCACGTCCGGGCCGGCGCCGTCGGCTCCGCCGTCCTGCTGGTGCACGGTTTCCCCGAGACGTGGTGGGCCTTCCACCGCCTCATCCCCCTGCTGGCGCAGCACCACCGCGTCATCGCCGTCGACCTGCGAGGTTTCGGTGACTCCGGCAACGACGACGACGACGGCCCCGACGCCTACGACAGCGCCACCTCGGCCGAGGACCTGCACGCCCTGGTCGAGCACCTGGGTCTCGGCCCTGTCCACGTCGTGGGTCAGGACATCAGCGGCGCGGCGGTCTTCCGCTTCGCCAGCCGCCACCGCGCGGACGTGCTGAGCTTCACCGGCATCGAGATGGGCCTGGCCGGGTTCGGACTGGAACGGCTGGCCGACGTCACCCGCGGAGGGGCCTGGCACATCGGGGTCCTGGCCGCGCCGGGCATCCCGGAGATGCTGCTCGCCGGTCGTGAGCGGGAGTTCCTCGGTGACTTCGTCTTCCCGGCCATGACGGCGGTCCCGGGGTCGGTCACCGACGCCGACGTGGCCGAGTTCACCCGGACCTACTCCCGGCCCGGGGGGTTCCGCGGGGCCAGCGGCCTCTACCGCTCGATGCTGGCTGAGGGTGCGGAGATCACCGCCCTCGCCGCCGCGCACCCGCTGACGGCACCGGTCCTGGCCGTCGGTGCCGGCGGTGGTGGTTTCACGGAAGCCACCTTGTCCGCGGCCGTAGGGGTCGGTGTCCGTTCGGTCCTGCTGGAGGGCGTGGGGCACTACGCGGCCGTGGAAGCGCCGGGCGAGGTCGCTGCGGCTCTCCTCCCCTTCTTCCGCGACGTCGACGCGCGCTGA
- a CDS encoding ABC transporter ATP-binding protein, translating to MLAVDDVDLAVEVGSVHAVVGENGAGKSTLMSMLYGLHRPDTGTVARHGRPVQLHSPLDAIGHGLGMVHQHFKLFEPLTVAENVVYRAEPRRWGLLDSRAAVRRVEELADRFGLDVDPHARVADLPLGVRQRVEILKALHREADVLVLDEPTAVLTPGEVDSLFTVLRSMAASGTAVVIVTHKVQEVLALSDAVTVLRDGRVSGRFTTASTTATELVEAMIGRGLRPARNPRARTGTRSGEGQDDRAVLVVRDLRVPPAGSGPGVRGISLSVRAGEVVGIAGVSGNGQRELVECIVGLRRQDTGAILLKGVPVQGLSVRARRRRGVAHVPEDRPGQGTAATLSVADNLALGHHRSAPRSRRGWLSPRVVRASAADAVRRMGIRAAGVDAPVGSLSGGNAQKVVMARELEHEADLMVVEQPTQGVDVGAGEQIHRLLLERRAAGAAVLLVSYEISELQALADRVVVVRDGVVTAEFAAADATEADLGSAMSA from the coding sequence GTGCTGGCGGTCGACGACGTGGACCTGGCCGTGGAGGTGGGCAGCGTCCACGCAGTCGTCGGGGAGAACGGTGCGGGCAAGTCGACGCTCATGTCGATGCTCTACGGCCTGCACCGTCCCGACACCGGGACCGTCGCCCGGCACGGGCGCCCGGTGCAGCTGCACTCCCCGCTGGACGCCATCGGCCACGGGCTGGGCATGGTCCACCAGCACTTCAAGCTGTTCGAACCCCTCACGGTGGCCGAGAACGTCGTCTACCGTGCCGAACCGCGCCGCTGGGGCCTGCTCGACAGCCGCGCCGCGGTGCGCCGCGTCGAGGAGCTCGCGGATCGCTTCGGCCTCGACGTCGACCCGCACGCCCGGGTGGCGGACCTGCCGCTGGGGGTTCGGCAGCGGGTGGAGATCCTCAAGGCGCTGCACCGGGAGGCCGACGTCCTCGTCCTCGACGAACCCACCGCGGTGCTGACTCCTGGTGAGGTCGACTCCCTCTTCACCGTCCTGCGCTCGATGGCCGCCAGCGGCACCGCCGTCGTCATCGTCACCCACAAGGTGCAGGAGGTGCTGGCCCTCTCCGACGCGGTCACCGTGCTCCGCGACGGCCGGGTCAGCGGCCGTTTCACCACCGCGAGCACCACCGCCACCGAGCTGGTCGAAGCCATGATCGGTCGTGGTCTGCGGCCCGCTCGCAACCCTCGCGCCCGGACGGGGACCCGGTCCGGCGAAGGTCAGGACGACCGCGCGGTCCTCGTCGTGCGCGACCTGAGGGTCCCTCCCGCCGGGTCGGGTCCAGGGGTGCGGGGCATCTCCCTGTCCGTGCGGGCCGGTGAGGTCGTGGGCATCGCGGGGGTTTCGGGCAACGGGCAGCGCGAACTCGTCGAGTGCATCGTGGGTCTGCGCCGCCAGGACACCGGTGCGATCCTCCTGAAGGGTGTTCCGGTGCAGGGGTTGAGCGTGCGCGCGCGCCGCCGTCGCGGTGTGGCGCACGTCCCCGAGGACCGACCCGGGCAGGGCACGGCCGCGACCTTGAGCGTGGCGGACAACCTCGCCCTGGGGCACCACCGTTCTGCCCCGCGGTCGCGGCGGGGCTGGCTGAGCCCGCGCGTGGTGCGGGCCAGTGCCGCCGATGCGGTGCGCCGGATGGGTATCCGCGCTGCCGGCGTGGACGCCCCGGTGGGTTCGCTGTCCGGGGGCAACGCGCAGAAGGTGGTCATGGCCAGGGAACTGGAGCACGAAGCGGACCTGATGGTGGTCGAGCAGCCGACCCAGGGGGTCGACGTGGGGGCCGGTGAGCAGATCCACCGGCTGCTGCTGGAACGCCGTGCCGCCGGTGCGGCGGTGCTGCTGGTGTCGTACGAGATCAGCGAACTGCAGGCGCTGGCCGATCGGGTGGTCGTCGTCCGCGACGGTGTCGTGACGGCGGAGTTCGCCGCCGCGGACGCCACCGAAGCCGACCTGGGGTCGGCGATGTCGGCGTGA
- a CDS encoding GNAT family N-acetyltransferase: MTSVGPATLDDARDLARIHVDTWQVAYPGLVPDVVLAAMTLTTAIERWEAVLPLHPPQHCLLAEDPAGNTTGFVRCGPSRDERAPGTTGEIHALYVQPTSWGTGTGRALLRAAQQQLLADGFTEATLWVLARNDRAQRFYRRCGWAPDGGTKQDQHEGVVVDEVRHRHAL, translated from the coding sequence ATGACCTCGGTCGGACCAGCCACCCTCGACGACGCCCGCGACCTGGCCCGCATCCACGTCGACACCTGGCAGGTCGCCTACCCCGGACTCGTCCCCGACGTCGTCCTGGCCGCGATGACCCTCACCACGGCGATCGAGCGGTGGGAGGCGGTGCTGCCCCTGCACCCTCCGCAGCACTGCCTCCTGGCCGAGGACCCGGCCGGTAACACCACCGGTTTCGTCCGCTGCGGCCCCAGTCGCGACGAGCGAGCCCCCGGCACCACCGGCGAGATCCACGCCCTGTACGTGCAGCCCACCTCCTGGGGCACCGGCACCGGACGGGCCCTGCTCCGAGCCGCCCAGCAGCAACTGCTCGCCGACGGCTTCACCGAGGCCACCTTGTGGGTGCTCGCGCGCAACGACCGGGCCCAGCGCTTCTACCGACGGTGCGGATGGGCCCCCGACGGCGGCACCAAGCAGGACCAGCACGAAGGCGTCGTCGTGGACGAGGTGCGCCACCGACACGCGCTCTGA
- a CDS encoding FitA-like ribbon-helix-helix domain-containing protein, producing the protein MPSVQIKDVPDETHTVLRRRAALAHQSLQEYLLAKLVEEASTPTLDEVLERAGGRAGGSLSFRDAVKAVHDDRDRR; encoded by the coding sequence ATGCCCAGTGTTCAGATCAAGGACGTCCCCGACGAGACGCACACCGTCCTGCGCCGCCGTGCCGCCCTGGCCCACCAGTCCCTGCAGGAGTACCTCCTCGCCAAACTCGTCGAGGAAGCCAGCACCCCCACCCTCGACGAAGTCCTCGAACGCGCCGGCGGACGAGCCGGCGGAAGCCTGTCCTTCCGCGACGCCGTGAAGGCGGTGCACGACGACCGTGATCGTCGTTGA
- a CDS encoding SDR family oxidoreductase produces MRVFVTGATGTIGSAVTAELLTHGHTVLALARSGASAEKLRAAGAEALPGSLTNLDVLRAGAAQTDGVIHLAFDHDLTAPEALDRAITQETAALHALGAELTGSDRPLVTVSGTPWVPGRASTEADPLPTDGPVGGRGRTVTAILDLASQGVRTAAVRMPRTVHHEGRGGFAGLLTDAARRSGVAGYPGDGTQRWPAVHALDAAALFRLALESAPAGTSWHAVADEGDAVRDIAAVIGRRLELPVEPVPEETFGPFGPIFAMDQPSTSTRTRRTLGWNPHHPSLLQDLENIER; encoded by the coding sequence ATGCGCGTCTTCGTCACCGGCGCCACCGGCACCATCGGCTCCGCCGTCACCGCCGAACTGCTCACCCACGGCCACACCGTCCTCGCCCTCGCCCGCTCCGGAGCCTCCGCGGAGAAACTGCGAGCCGCCGGCGCTGAGGCGCTGCCGGGATCGCTGACCAACCTCGACGTCCTGCGCGCCGGCGCGGCGCAGACCGACGGCGTGATCCACCTCGCCTTCGACCACGACCTCACCGCTCCCGAAGCCCTCGACCGCGCCATCACGCAGGAGACCGCGGCCCTGCACGCCCTGGGCGCGGAACTCACCGGCAGCGACCGTCCCCTCGTCACCGTCTCGGGCACACCCTGGGTTCCCGGCCGCGCCTCCACCGAGGCCGACCCCCTGCCCACCGACGGACCGGTCGGCGGGCGCGGCCGCACGGTGACCGCGATCCTCGACCTCGCCTCGCAGGGCGTGCGCACCGCGGCCGTCCGCATGCCGCGCACCGTTCACCACGAGGGTCGGGGCGGGTTCGCCGGTCTGCTGACCGACGCCGCCCGCCGCAGCGGAGTCGCCGGCTACCCCGGTGACGGCACCCAACGCTGGCCGGCCGTGCACGCCCTCGACGCCGCCGCCCTCTTCCGCCTCGCCCTGGAATCCGCACCGGCCGGCACGTCCTGGCACGCCGTCGCCGACGAAGGCGACGCGGTGCGCGACATCGCCGCCGTCATCGGCCGGCGACTGGAACTGCCGGTCGAGCCCGTGCCCGAGGAGACCTTCGGCCCGTTCGGGCCGATCTTCGCGATGGACCAGCCCTCCACCAGCACCCGCACCCGCCGAACCCTCGGCTGGAACCCCCACCACCCCAGCCTGCTCCAGGACCTGGAGAACATCGAACGCTGA
- a CDS encoding TetR/AcrR family transcriptional regulator — translation MARWEPGARERLVLAAVDLFTEQGYDATTVTEIAERAGVTKSTFFRHFPDKRELLVAGQETLSRLLAEGISAAPEAASPLQAVASGLERACEAMGPANRELGPRLKAAVAASTELQERDALKSVGMAAAMTEALLARAVPEVQAHLAAELGVMAFKRGYASWAEADPDAAGDLWGHTAAAFDELRAAGASLS, via the coding sequence ATGGCTCGATGGGAACCCGGCGCGCGGGAGCGGCTCGTCCTCGCTGCGGTGGACCTGTTCACCGAGCAGGGCTACGACGCCACGACGGTGACCGAGATCGCCGAGCGGGCCGGGGTCACCAAGAGCACCTTCTTCCGCCACTTCCCCGACAAGCGGGAACTGCTGGTGGCCGGGCAGGAGACCCTGAGCCGGCTGCTGGCCGAGGGGATCTCGGCGGCCCCGGAGGCGGCCAGCCCCCTGCAGGCGGTCGCCTCCGGCCTGGAACGCGCCTGTGAGGCGATGGGCCCGGCCAACCGCGAGCTGGGTCCGCGCCTGAAGGCGGCGGTGGCCGCGAGCACCGAGCTGCAGGAGCGGGACGCGCTCAAGAGCGTGGGGATGGCGGCGGCGATGACCGAGGCGCTGCTGGCCCGCGCCGTGCCCGAGGTGCAGGCGCACCTGGCGGCGGAGCTGGGGGTGATGGCCTTCAAGCGCGGTTACGCCTCGTGGGCCGAGGCGGATCCGGACGCGGCGGGGGACTTGTGGGGCCATACCGCGGCCGCCTTCGACGAACTGCGGGCGGCTGGCGCCTCCTTGAGCTGA
- a CDS encoding GerMN domain-containing protein: protein MRPKLGPLAEPRALGVRAAVLAAVCSLVLASVSACSTPAGDEVRVVAPSEVPHGLLDPATSSPEPAVTGTAPLGAGPLVYFLTVDAALVAVPLGGEESAGEGGDPLTLVLRRLTRGPEEGERARGLASAVGPDVTLGVESLQDGTARIVVGELGLNLAADRLPLAVGQIVLSVAAVPGVQSVQLVRAGEVLEVPLPSGERSSEPLTAADYAPLLESR, encoded by the coding sequence GTGAGGCCGAAGCTGGGGCCCCTCGCGGAACCCCGCGCGCTGGGGGTGCGGGCCGCCGTCCTCGCCGCCGTCTGCTCCCTCGTGCTCGCCTCGGTCAGCGCGTGCTCGACCCCGGCGGGCGACGAGGTGCGGGTCGTCGCACCCAGCGAGGTGCCCCACGGTCTGCTGGATCCTGCGACCTCGTCACCGGAGCCGGCGGTCACCGGGACCGCGCCGCTCGGTGCCGGACCGCTGGTGTACTTCCTCACCGTCGATGCCGCGCTGGTCGCGGTGCCCCTGGGGGGCGAGGAGAGCGCGGGCGAAGGCGGCGACCCGTTGACGCTGGTGCTGCGCCGGCTCACCCGCGGCCCGGAGGAGGGGGAGCGGGCGCGTGGCCTGGCCAGCGCCGTGGGCCCCGACGTCACCCTGGGCGTGGAGAGCCTGCAGGACGGCACGGCGCGGATCGTGGTCGGGGAGCTGGGCCTCAACCTCGCCGCGGACCGGTTGCCGCTGGCCGTCGGACAGATCGTCCTGAGCGTGGCCGCGGTACCCGGGGTGCAGTCGGTGCAACTGGTGCGCGCGGGGGAGGTGCTCGAGGTGCCGTTGCCCAGCGGGGAGCGTTCGTCCGAGCCTTTGACCGCCGCCGACTACGCGCCGCTGCTGGAGAGCCGGTGA
- a CDS encoding HAMP domain-containing sensor histidine kinase: MRAGLILSFTLGATLLATLTALATFAVTRQYLLDQREQTALRQAFADASSVRDSLRTTGLPVGEALAALSPPDGSEVLVHQEGRWYSTSLEVGALDVPDGLRQAVDSGDAASSWADTGAEPVLVVGVPLPAVQAQYYEITTTTELERTLRTVRTALAAFAVSTAAGGALLGVWAAGRAVAPLNAVARTAVRIAGGEPGTRLPLTQDPDLATIVGSFNTMVDALEEQIQREARFSADVSHELRSPLTTLTTSVALLQKRRAELSPRSRQVLDLVDAELRRFARTLDDLLELSRLESGTDSSDRAPIDAADLVRRALTGSGRRNVPVLAEQQGWVHGNAQQLERALVNLFDNADRHGRGLVGVQVDADDAVVRVLVDDAGPGVPPAQRRQVFERFARVGSRGSLPGTGLGLSLVAETVHGHGGAVRCSTSPAGGARFVVQLPALAAPPAGEARVSSPADDAAGEHSNPTSTGPRRTSRGPA, encoded by the coding sequence TTGCGCGCCGGCCTCATCCTCTCCTTCACCCTGGGAGCCACCCTCCTCGCGACGCTGACCGCGCTGGCGACCTTCGCCGTCACCCGTCAGTACCTCCTCGACCAACGCGAGCAGACCGCGCTGCGGCAGGCCTTCGCCGACGCCTCCTCCGTGCGGGACAGCCTGCGCACCACCGGCCTGCCGGTGGGGGAGGCGCTCGCCGCGCTGTCCCCGCCGGACGGGTCGGAGGTGCTGGTGCACCAGGAGGGTCGCTGGTACTCCACTTCCCTGGAGGTCGGCGCCCTGGACGTCCCCGACGGCCTGCGGCAGGCGGTGGACTCCGGCGACGCAGCCTCGAGCTGGGCCGACACCGGCGCGGAGCCGGTCCTCGTCGTCGGGGTGCCGCTGCCGGCGGTGCAGGCGCAGTACTACGAGATCACCACGACCACGGAGCTGGAACGCACGCTGCGCACCGTGCGGACCGCGCTGGCCGCCTTCGCGGTCTCCACCGCAGCCGGCGGGGCCCTGCTGGGGGTGTGGGCCGCGGGGAGGGCCGTGGCCCCGCTGAACGCGGTGGCGCGCACCGCGGTGCGCATCGCCGGCGGTGAGCCCGGAACCCGTCTGCCGCTCACGCAGGACCCCGACCTGGCGACGATCGTCGGGTCCTTCAACACCATGGTCGACGCGCTGGAGGAGCAGATCCAGCGCGAGGCGCGTTTCAGCGCCGACGTCAGCCACGAGCTGCGCTCACCCCTGACCACCCTCACCACCAGCGTGGCGCTGCTGCAGAAGCGCCGAGCGGAACTGTCCCCGCGCTCGCGACAGGTCCTGGACCTCGTCGACGCCGAACTGCGGCGCTTCGCACGGACCCTGGACGACCTGCTGGAGCTGAGCCGCCTGGAGTCCGGGACGGACTCCTCCGACCGCGCTCCGATCGACGCCGCCGACCTCGTGCGACGAGCCCTGACCGGCAGCGGTCGCCGGAACGTGCCCGTGCTCGCTGAGCAGCAGGGGTGGGTGCACGGGAACGCCCAGCAGCTGGAACGGGCCCTGGTGAACCTCTTCGACAACGCCGACCGGCACGGGCGGGGTCTGGTGGGGGTGCAGGTCGACGCCGACGACGCCGTCGTGCGCGTCCTGGTCGACGACGCGGGACCGGGCGTACCCCCCGCGCAGCGGCGGCAGGTCTTCGAGCGTTTCGCGCGCGTCGGCTCCCGCGGGTCGCTGCCGGGCACGGGACTGGGTTTGAGCCTGGTCGCCGAGACCGTGCACGGCCACGGTGGTGCCGTGCGCTGCAGCACGTCCCCCGCCGGTGGGGCACGGTTCGTGGTGCAGTTGCCCGCCCTGGCAGCACCCCCTGCGGGGGAGGCCCGCGTCAGCAGCCCCGCCGACGACGCCGCCGGCGAACACTCGAACCCCACCTCCACCGGGCCCCGTCGCACGTCGCGAGGCCCGGCGTGA
- a CDS encoding BMP family lipoprotein: MTATSLLLTSCADSSGGGESASGTGSPAGSLIVVTPNPVGGNNFLQLAVDGAERVAKENGLEIEVFESNDPTSIQQNVEAAVREKPAVVVGLSFSLQDVFATVPVDNPDQQFLLVDACPDPQPENVTCASFREHEAAYLAGVEAGLLTKTGKIGTVAALDTPFIRRWVDPFTAGARSVRPDVTGTALFVGGDNPFGDPARGAAQAQVLADGGVDQVVAAASGSNVGTFQVAATGAFSTYGVDTNQCADAPGHVVDNVLKNVDIALADAVEAVLAGTTGGDQVYGLKEGGVGVTALSDDVATSGCLIAEHPDVIAEVEAVQQQIIDGTLVVDDPAAG, from the coding sequence GTGACGGCGACTTCGCTGCTGCTCACCTCCTGCGCGGACTCCAGCGGCGGGGGCGAGAGCGCGAGCGGAACGGGATCTCCGGCGGGTTCGCTCATCGTGGTGACCCCCAACCCGGTGGGCGGCAACAACTTCCTCCAGCTGGCCGTCGACGGCGCTGAGCGTGTGGCGAAGGAGAACGGTCTGGAGATCGAGGTGTTCGAGAGCAACGACCCCACCTCCATCCAGCAGAACGTGGAGGCCGCGGTGCGGGAGAAGCCCGCGGTCGTGGTGGGCCTGTCCTTCTCGCTGCAGGACGTGTTCGCCACCGTCCCGGTGGACAACCCCGACCAGCAGTTCCTCCTCGTCGACGCCTGCCCGGACCCGCAACCGGAGAACGTGACGTGCGCCTCCTTCCGCGAGCACGAGGCGGCCTACCTCGCCGGGGTCGAGGCCGGCCTGCTCACGAAGACCGGCAAGATCGGGACCGTCGCCGCGCTGGACACCCCCTTCATCCGCCGCTGGGTCGACCCGTTCACCGCCGGCGCGCGCAGCGTGCGCCCCGACGTCACCGGCACCGCGCTGTTCGTCGGCGGTGACAACCCCTTCGGCGATCCCGCCCGCGGGGCTGCGCAGGCGCAGGTGCTGGCCGACGGAGGCGTGGACCAGGTGGTGGCGGCCGCCTCGGGCAGCAACGTCGGCACCTTCCAGGTCGCCGCGACCGGCGCGTTCTCGACGTACGGAGTCGACACCAACCAGTGCGCCGATGCGCCCGGGCACGTCGTGGACAACGTCTTGAAGAACGTGGACATCGCCCTGGCGGACGCCGTCGAGGCCGTGCTGGCCGGCACGACCGGCGGTGACCAGGTCTACGGGCTGAAGGAGGGCGGCGTGGGCGTCACGGCACTGTCCGACGACGTCGCCACCTCCGGCTGCCTCATCGCCGAGCACCCCGACGTCATCGCGGAGGTCGAGGCCGTCCAGCAGCAGATCATCGACGGCACCCTCGTCGTCGACGACCCCGCCGCCGGATGA
- a CDS encoding STAS domain-containing protein — MSAVHVLGHRRSLDEDVAVVVLREASVRRGVGTLRRDLASTLDSGVSTVVIDVSGVQDLSSVVVGLLLRVKRCCRARGGRVVLRGLNRADLHVMHRTGLSSLFDIETPAPAPAPAPAPAPEEDVVITAPVFTAELTEQIQLALAEQRAAEQRGDVEAAEVAAGRVQDLRELHARAQETALG, encoded by the coding sequence GTGAGCGCCGTGCACGTGCTGGGTCACCGGCGGAGCCTCGACGAGGACGTCGCCGTCGTGGTGCTGCGCGAGGCGTCCGTGCGGCGAGGCGTGGGGACCCTGCGCCGAGACCTGGCCTCCACCCTGGACAGCGGCGTCAGCACCGTGGTCATCGACGTCTCCGGGGTGCAGGACCTGTCCTCGGTGGTGGTGGGGCTGCTGCTGCGGGTCAAGCGCTGCTGCCGGGCGCGCGGCGGGCGGGTGGTCCTGCGCGGCCTGAACCGCGCCGACCTGCACGTGATGCACCGCACGGGCCTGAGCTCCCTCTTCGACATCGAGACACCCGCACCCGCACCCGCACCCGCACCCGCACCCGCACCCGAGGAGGACGTCGTGATCACCGCACCCGTCTTCACCGCCGAGCTCACCGAGCAGATCCAGCTGGCCCTCGCCGAGCAGCGCGCAGCCGAGCAGCGCGGTGACGTCGAAGCCGCCGAGGTGGCCGCCGGACGCGTGCAGGACCTGCGTGAGCTGCACGCGCGCGCCCAGGAGACCGCGCTCGGCTGA
- a CDS encoding type II toxin-antitoxin system VapC family toxin: MIVVDASVLAPALADDGPDGDRARDRLRSEVLTAPEVIDLEVASVLRRAAASGRLPDRRADLAWNDLIDLPLRRAGHRPLLRRCWELRHTVTSYDAAYVALAEALDIVLVTADARLSRAPGITCEVEVLR; encoded by the coding sequence GTGATCGTCGTTGACGCCAGCGTCCTCGCTCCCGCCCTGGCCGACGACGGACCTGACGGAGACCGGGCCCGGGACCGTCTACGGAGCGAGGTGCTCACCGCTCCCGAAGTGATCGACCTGGAGGTGGCCTCCGTCTTGCGCCGCGCCGCTGCGAGCGGACGCCTCCCCGATCGCCGCGCCGACCTGGCGTGGAACGACCTCATCGACCTGCCCCTGCGCCGCGCCGGTCACCGGCCGCTGCTGCGTCGTTGCTGGGAACTGAGGCACACCGTCACCAGCTACGACGCCGCCTACGTCGCCCTGGCCGAGGCCCTGGACATCGTCCTGGTCACCGCCGACGCCCGCCTGTCCCGTGCGCCGGGCATCACCTGCGAGGTGGAGGTCCTGCGCTGA
- a CDS encoding response regulator transcription factor, producing MLPHVLVLDDDDGIRTSLTLALEDEGYRVTGCADAEQALTAVTASAPEVLVVDLMLGGIDGFTFIRRLRPTCPAPVIVLSARRDKSDVVAALEAGADDYVTKPFDLDELFARLRALRRRAGSAGVLDERSGDAGGGRSAGVLVLDSRSGPLVLDAAAGAVRRGKSEVRLTVTEFRLLRELADPPGRVLSRQVLLERVWDHGFHGDERIVDVHVRRLRTKIEADPSAPRLVTTVRGLGYRLDRR from the coding sequence GTGCTCCCCCACGTCCTCGTCCTCGACGACGACGACGGCATCCGGACGTCGTTGACCCTCGCGCTGGAGGACGAGGGGTACCGGGTCACCGGGTGCGCCGACGCCGAGCAGGCCCTCACCGCCGTCACCGCGTCAGCCCCGGAGGTGCTGGTGGTGGACCTCATGCTCGGCGGCATCGACGGGTTCACCTTCATCCGGCGCCTGCGGCCCACGTGCCCCGCCCCGGTGATCGTGCTCTCCGCCCGACGCGACAAGAGCGACGTCGTGGCTGCCCTCGAAGCCGGCGCCGACGACTACGTCACCAAGCCCTTCGACCTCGACGAGCTCTTCGCCCGGCTGCGCGCCCTGCGCCGGCGCGCCGGTTCCGCGGGCGTCCTCGACGAGCGGAGCGGTGACGCTGGTGGGGGCAGGAGCGCCGGCGTGCTCGTCCTGGACTCCCGATCCGGTCCTCTCGTGCTCGACGCGGCGGCGGGCGCGGTGCGTCGCGGGAAGAGCGAGGTGCGCCTGACCGTGACCGAGTTCCGGCTGCTGCGGGAGTTGGCTGACCCGCCGGGGCGCGTGCTCAGCCGGCAGGTGCTGCTGGAACGGGTGTGGGACCACGGTTTCCACGGCGACGAACGCATCGTCGACGTCCACGTGCGCCGGCTGCGCACCAAGATCGAGGCGGACCCCTCCGCGCCGCGGCTGGTGACCACGGTCCGGGGCCTGGGGTACCGCCTGGACCGGCGCTGA